In Synechococcus sp. RS9909, one genomic interval encodes:
- the uvrB gene encoding excinuclease ABC subunit UvrB: MPAFELSAPYSPKGDQPTAIQQLVEGVNGGERFQTLLGATGTGKTFTMANVIAQTGRPALVLAHNKTLAAQLCNELREFFPHNAVEYFISYYDYYQPEAYVPVSDTYIAKTASINEEIDMLRHSATRSLFERRDVIVVASISCIYGLGIPSEYLKAAVKFEVGDTLNIRAQLRDLVNNQYSRNDTEIARGRFRIKGDVLEIGPAYDDRLVRIELFGDEVEAIRYVDPTTGEILQSLEAVNIYPAKHFVTPKDRLDVAIKAIRRELKERLEVLHSEGKLLEAQRLEQRTTYDLEMLQQVGYCNGVENYARHLAGREAGSPPECLIDYFPDDWLLIVDESHVTCSQLQAMYNGDQARKKVLIEHGFRLPSAADNRPLKGEEFWQKARQSVFVSATPGDWELKVSKGQVAEQVIRPTGVLDPIVEVRPTTGQVDDLLGEIRSRAAKQQRVLVTTLTKRMAEDLTDYLAEHEVRVRYLHSEIHSIERIEIIQDLRLGEYDVLVGVNLLREGLDLPEVSLVAILDADKEGFLRAERSLIQTIGRAARHVEGVALLYADTMTDSMAKAIEETERRRKIQQAYNEKHGIVPTAAGKKASNSILSFLELSRKLKSEGPDADLVQVAGKAVQALEDDAEGMALDALPELIEQLEAKMKEAAKKLDFEEAANLRDRIKQLRHKLVGSH, from the coding sequence GACCGGCCGGCCGGCCCTGGTGCTCGCTCACAACAAAACATTGGCAGCTCAGCTTTGCAACGAGCTGCGGGAATTTTTTCCCCACAACGCCGTTGAATATTTCATCTCCTATTACGACTACTACCAGCCGGAGGCTTACGTTCCGGTCAGCGACACTTACATCGCCAAGACGGCCTCGATCAATGAAGAGATCGACATGCTGCGGCACTCGGCGACTCGCTCTCTGTTCGAGCGACGCGATGTGATTGTGGTGGCCTCGATCAGCTGCATCTACGGCCTGGGGATTCCGAGTGAATATCTCAAGGCGGCGGTGAAGTTCGAGGTGGGAGACACCCTGAACATCCGCGCTCAGCTGCGGGATCTGGTGAATAATCAATACAGCCGCAACGACACGGAGATCGCCCGCGGCCGCTTCCGGATCAAGGGCGATGTGCTTGAGATCGGCCCCGCCTACGACGACCGGTTGGTGCGGATCGAGTTGTTTGGTGATGAGGTGGAGGCGATCCGCTACGTGGATCCCACCACCGGTGAGATCCTCCAGAGCCTGGAGGCGGTGAACATCTATCCCGCCAAGCACTTCGTCACCCCCAAGGATCGCCTCGATGTGGCGATCAAGGCGATCCGGCGTGAACTGAAGGAGCGGTTGGAGGTGCTGCACAGCGAGGGCAAGCTGCTGGAGGCCCAGCGGCTCGAGCAGCGCACCACCTACGACCTGGAGATGCTCCAGCAGGTGGGTTACTGCAATGGCGTGGAGAACTACGCCCGTCACCTGGCCGGGCGTGAAGCGGGCAGCCCACCGGAATGCCTGATCGATTACTTCCCCGACGATTGGCTATTGATCGTGGATGAGAGCCACGTCACCTGCTCCCAGCTGCAGGCGATGTACAACGGCGATCAGGCTCGAAAGAAGGTGCTGATCGAGCATGGCTTCCGCTTGCCCAGCGCTGCCGATAACCGGCCCTTGAAGGGGGAGGAGTTCTGGCAGAAAGCGCGTCAATCGGTGTTCGTGAGCGCCACACCGGGCGACTGGGAGCTCAAGGTGAGCAAGGGTCAGGTGGCCGAACAGGTGATCCGGCCCACCGGGGTGCTCGATCCGATCGTGGAGGTGCGGCCGACGACGGGACAGGTGGATGACCTGCTCGGGGAAATCCGCAGCCGCGCCGCCAAACAGCAGCGCGTGCTGGTGACCACGCTCACGAAGCGAATGGCGGAAGATCTCACCGACTACCTCGCCGAACATGAGGTGCGGGTGCGTTATTTGCACTCGGAGATTCACTCGATCGAGCGGATCGAGATCATCCAGGACCTGCGCCTTGGCGAATACGACGTGCTCGTGGGGGTGAACCTGCTGCGGGAGGGTCTGGACCTGCCGGAGGTGTCACTGGTGGCGATTCTTGATGCGGATAAGGAGGGGTTCCTGCGGGCGGAACGCTCCTTGATTCAGACCATCGGCCGGGCGGCACGGCACGTGGAGGGCGTGGCGCTCCTCTATGCCGACACGATGACCGACTCGATGGCCAAAGCGATTGAGGAAACCGAGCGGCGTCGGAAGATCCAGCAGGCCTACAACGAGAAGCACGGCATCGTGCCGACGGCGGCGGGCAAGAAGGCCAGCAATTCGATCCTGAGCTTCCTGGAGCTCTCCCGCAAACTGAAAAGCGAAGGCCCCGATGCCGATCTGGTGCAGGTGGCCGGTAAGGCGGTGCAGGCTCTCGAGGATGACGCTGAGGGCATGGCTCTCGATGCCCTGCCGGAACTGATCGAGCAGCTCGAAGCGAAGATGAAGGAGGCGGCCAAAAAGCTCGACTTTGAAGAAGCCGCCAACCTGCGCGACCGGATCAAGCAGCTGCGCCACAAGCTGGTGGGCAGCCATTGA
- a CDS encoding aspartate kinase translates to MALLVQKFGGTSVGSVERIQAVARRIANRRDEGHDLVIVVSAMGHTTDELTAKARALCSNPPQREMDMLLATGEQVSIALLSMALHALGVPAMSMTGAQVGIVTESAHGRARILDVRTDRLRSRLGDGQVVVVAGFQGTSQSSGGTAEITTLGRGGSDTSAVALAAALGADACEIYTDVPGVLTTDPRKVADAQLMEQISCDEMLELASLGAAVLHPRAVEIARNYGVTLVVRSSWSEEPGTTLTSRSARPIGREGLELGRPVDGAELVERQAVLALSHVPDQPGVAARLFEALSAGEVNVDLIIQATHEGNSNDITFTVAETDLESARRICTDLVDAMGGELVAEGGMSKLSISGAGIMGRPGIAAGLFDTLSRQGINLRLIATSEVKVSCVIAAAMGGKALRAASEAFELSERQLQINPPASGAGEPEVRGVALDRDQAQVSVRHVPDRPGTAAALCSALADAGISVDAIVQSERQHADGSRDISFTLKREDRAAADQALGSLLAQWPGALLEDGPAIARVSAVGAGMPATAGTAGRMFRYLAEAGLNIELIATSEIRTSCVVAEADGVAALQAVHAGFGLGGAVRHAAQGTASPLDS, encoded by the coding sequence ATGGCCCTGCTGGTGCAGAAGTTCGGCGGCACCTCCGTCGGCAGCGTGGAGCGCATCCAGGCGGTGGCCCGCCGCATCGCCAACCGCCGCGACGAAGGGCATGACCTGGTGATCGTGGTGTCGGCGATGGGCCACACCACTGATGAGCTCACGGCCAAAGCCCGGGCCCTCTGCAGCAACCCGCCCCAGCGGGAGATGGACATGCTGCTCGCCACCGGCGAACAGGTGTCGATTGCCCTGCTCTCCATGGCCCTGCATGCCCTCGGCGTTCCAGCGATGTCCATGACCGGCGCCCAGGTGGGCATCGTCACCGAATCGGCCCATGGCCGGGCCCGCATCCTCGACGTGCGCACCGATCGCCTGCGCAGCCGCCTCGGTGATGGGCAGGTGGTGGTGGTGGCCGGTTTTCAGGGCACCAGTCAAAGCAGTGGCGGCACCGCCGAAATCACCACCCTCGGACGCGGCGGCTCCGACACCTCCGCCGTGGCCCTCGCCGCCGCCCTCGGCGCCGATGCCTGCGAGATCTACACCGATGTGCCCGGCGTGCTCACCACCGATCCACGCAAGGTGGCCGACGCCCAGCTGATGGAGCAGATCAGCTGCGACGAGATGCTCGAACTGGCCAGCCTCGGCGCCGCCGTGCTTCACCCCCGCGCCGTGGAGATCGCCCGCAACTACGGCGTCACCCTGGTCGTGCGCTCCAGCTGGAGCGAGGAACCCGGCACCACCCTCACCAGCCGCAGTGCCCGGCCGATCGGCCGCGAAGGCCTGGAACTGGGCCGTCCTGTGGATGGTGCGGAGCTGGTGGAGCGGCAGGCCGTGCTCGCCCTCTCCCACGTGCCCGATCAGCCCGGCGTCGCCGCCCGCCTGTTCGAAGCCCTCTCCGCCGGCGAGGTGAATGTGGATCTGATCATTCAGGCCACCCACGAGGGCAACAGCAACGACATCACCTTCACGGTGGCGGAAACGGATCTGGAGAGTGCCCGCAGGATCTGCACCGATCTCGTCGACGCCATGGGCGGCGAGCTGGTGGCCGAGGGCGGCATGAGCAAGCTGAGCATCAGTGGCGCTGGGATCATGGGGCGCCCCGGCATTGCCGCCGGCCTGTTCGACACCCTGTCGCGGCAGGGCATCAACCTGCGTCTGATCGCCACCAGCGAAGTGAAGGTGAGCTGCGTGATCGCTGCCGCCATGGGCGGCAAGGCGCTGCGGGCCGCCAGCGAAGCCTTCGAGTTGTCGGAGCGGCAACTGCAGATCAACCCCCCCGCCTCCGGCGCCGGCGAGCCGGAGGTGCGGGGTGTCGCCCTTGATCGCGACCAGGCCCAGGTGAGCGTGCGCCATGTGCCCGACAGGCCCGGCACCGCCGCAGCCCTCTGCTCAGCCCTGGCCGACGCGGGCATCAGCGTGGATGCGATCGTGCAGTCGGAGCGGCAACACGCGGATGGCAGCCGCGACATCAGCTTCACGCTCAAACGCGAGGATCGAGCCGCTGCCGACCAGGCCCTCGGCTCCCTGCTGGCCCAGTGGCCTGGAGCCTTACTGGAAGATGGCCCGGCCATCGCCCGGGTCAGCGCCGTGGGCGCCGGCATGCCCGCCACCGCCGGGACGGCGGGCCGCATGTTCCGCTATCTGGCCGAGGCCGGCCTCAACATCGAACTGATCGCCACCAGTGAGATCCGCACCAGTTGTGTGGTGGCGGAAGCGGATGGGGTGGCGGCCCTGCAAGCGGTGCATGCTGGCTTCGGCCTCGGGGGCGCCGTTCGGCATGCAGCCCAGGGCACGGCATCACCCTTGGACTCATGA
- a CDS encoding TA system VapC family ribonuclease toxin, whose amino-acid sequence MTATLIDTNVWLAISFDTHPGHTQARRAFQDTPSSDHWLWCRATQQSYLRLMATPALHRAYGSPPLSNRDARASLEILLAHPRILIADEPAGVSELWLQLADHQRPAPKLWMDAYLAAVAIQGGWRLLSLDQDFERFCSAGLQLTPLR is encoded by the coding sequence ATGACGGCCACGCTGATTGACACCAATGTGTGGCTGGCGATCAGTTTCGACACCCATCCAGGCCATACCCAGGCCCGCCGGGCCTTTCAAGACACTCCAAGCTCCGATCACTGGCTCTGGTGCCGTGCCACCCAGCAGAGCTACCTGCGGCTGATGGCAACACCGGCTCTCCATCGCGCCTATGGCTCCCCGCCGCTCAGCAACCGCGATGCCCGTGCCTCACTGGAGATCCTGTTGGCCCATCCCAGGATCCTGATCGCCGATGAGCCGGCCGGCGTGAGCGAACTCTGGCTCCAGCTGGCGGATCATCAGCGTCCCGCCCCGAAACTCTGGATGGATGCCTACCTGGCGGCCGTGGCGATCCAAGGCGGCTGGCGGCTGCTCAGCCTCGACCAGGATTTCGAACGGTTCTGCAGCGCAGGCCTGCAACTCACGCCTCTGCGCTGA
- the holA gene encoding DNA polymerase III subunit delta, producing MPIHLLWGDDSAALERAINSLIADVVDPAWSSINLSRLDGAETGQALQALEEARTPPFGGGGRVVLLQRSPFCNACPSELADRFESAPALIPDNSHLLLTNPSKPDGRLRTTKALQKLVKAGLATEQGFQLPAVWDGAGQRQLVERTAAELKLQLAPDAIDALIEAIGNDSARLSMELQKLALHAESSGANTISATAIAQLIDGQASNALQVGDALLEGAVGEAISRLDGLIEAGEPALRIVATLTGQIRGWLWVSLLEQQGERDVGVIAKAAGIGNPKRIYVMRKQLKGRPPSRCLKLLGRLLDVEAALKRGAHPGDAFRDGLLG from the coding sequence ATGCCGATCCACCTGCTCTGGGGTGATGACAGTGCCGCTCTGGAGCGGGCCATCAACTCGCTGATCGCGGATGTGGTGGATCCCGCCTGGAGCAGCATCAACCTGAGCCGACTTGATGGCGCTGAAACGGGCCAGGCGCTGCAGGCGCTGGAGGAGGCGCGCACGCCACCGTTCGGCGGCGGCGGAAGGGTGGTGCTGCTGCAGCGCTCGCCGTTCTGCAATGCCTGCCCAAGCGAGCTGGCCGACCGCTTCGAATCCGCCCCGGCGCTGATCCCTGATAACAGCCACCTGCTGCTCACCAACCCGTCCAAGCCCGACGGCCGACTGCGCACCACCAAGGCCCTGCAGAAGCTCGTGAAAGCCGGCCTGGCCACAGAGCAAGGCTTCCAGCTGCCGGCAGTGTGGGATGGAGCCGGCCAGCGCCAGCTGGTGGAACGCACTGCAGCCGAGCTGAAGCTGCAGCTCGCCCCCGACGCGATCGATGCCCTGATCGAAGCGATCGGCAACGACAGCGCCAGGCTGAGCATGGAACTGCAGAAACTGGCCCTCCACGCCGAAAGCAGCGGCGCCAACACCATCAGCGCCACGGCCATCGCCCAACTGATCGATGGCCAGGCCAGCAACGCCCTGCAAGTGGGTGATGCCCTGCTGGAGGGGGCTGTGGGCGAAGCGATCAGCCGCCTCGATGGCCTGATCGAAGCGGGCGAACCGGCCCTGCGCATCGTGGCCACCCTCACCGGCCAGATCCGCGGCTGGCTCTGGGTGAGCCTGCTGGAGCAGCAGGGCGAACGGGACGTGGGCGTGATCGCCAAAGCGGCCGGCATCGGCAACCCCAAGCGCATCTACGTGATGCGCAAGCAACTGAAGGGACGGCCTCCCAGCCGCTGCCTGAAGCTGCTGGGCCGGCTGCTGGATGTGGAAGCCGCCCTCAAACGGGGCGCCCACCCCGGCGACGCCTTCCGCGACGGGCTGTTGGGATGA
- a CDS encoding PIN domain-containing protein → MDPLELDTVPDGSSVCIDTAPLIYFLDGTSSWADTYAPLFRGLAEGRWRGVISTITLAELLTGPISQQRDALAERYEAELSDPHHWTLVPVTQAIASRAARLRHRYRLNFPDALQLSTALQCHSAALITHDRDFSACTELPILSALP, encoded by the coding sequence ATGGATCCGCTTGAGCTCGATACCGTGCCTGACGGCAGCTCGGTGTGCATCGACACGGCTCCCCTGATCTATTTCCTCGACGGCACCAGCTCCTGGGCTGACACCTATGCCCCCCTGTTTCGGGGCTTGGCGGAGGGCCGATGGCGCGGCGTGATCAGCACCATCACCCTGGCCGAACTCCTCACAGGACCGATCAGCCAGCAAAGAGACGCCTTGGCAGAGCGCTACGAAGCCGAGCTGAGTGATCCCCACCACTGGACACTCGTTCCCGTGACCCAGGCGATTGCCAGCCGCGCCGCCCGACTGCGTCACCGCTACCGACTGAACTTTCCCGACGCGTTGCAACTCAGCACAGCTCTTCAATGCCATTCCGCCGCCCTGATCACCCATGACCGGGATTTCAGCGCCTGCACGGAACTGCCCATCCTCAGCGCTCTCCCCTAA
- a CDS encoding type II toxin-antitoxin system Phd/YefM family antitoxin, translating to MVAAERGRRQHAKRLKIRTVCTFTGAGTLMDSLGSEAARRRLPELLHRAEQGESILIRRRGQPVAALVPAQGGGALQTFNPGLLALRGSGSGCWDQATGSSDAADVVHKLRSEWD from the coding sequence ATGGTCGCCGCTGAACGGGGCAGAAGACAACACGCCAAACGCCTTAAGATACGTACAGTCTGTACGTTCACTGGGGCAGGGACTCTGATGGACAGCCTGGGTTCTGAAGCCGCGCGGCGCCGTCTTCCTGAATTGCTCCATCGAGCTGAACAGGGTGAGAGCATCCTGATCCGACGACGCGGCCAACCTGTCGCCGCCCTTGTTCCAGCGCAAGGCGGAGGTGCTCTTCAAACATTCAACCCTGGCTTACTTGCCCTGCGCGGCAGCGGCAGCGGCTGCTGGGATCAGGCAACAGGCTCCAGCGACGCTGCCGACGTCGTTCACAAACTGCGCAGCGAATGGGACTGA
- a CDS encoding precorrin-8X methylmutase → MSSAPFSGDHPIFTESIRRIREYLGETGLEPLPQQVLERLVHSSGDLNLAPLLRFSDGACGQGIEALRHGALILTDTAMAAAAVAPMAARTLGNPVRCLLEWAPTQSPPGSTRSAAAMAQAWPELTQAAAAAGQPMPVLLIGSAPTALEQLLDQLEAGAAAPALVIGMPVGFVGVAESKRRLAASGLAQIRLEGSRGGAGLVGAATNALLRAASSEFP, encoded by the coding sequence TTGTCTTCTGCCCCGTTCAGCGGCGACCATCCGATCTTCACGGAAAGCATCCGGCGCATTCGTGAGTATCTCGGTGAGACCGGTCTGGAGCCGCTGCCACAGCAGGTGCTGGAGCGGTTGGTGCACAGCAGCGGTGATCTGAACCTGGCGCCCCTGCTGCGCTTCAGCGACGGAGCCTGTGGGCAGGGAATCGAGGCGCTGCGCCATGGCGCCCTGATCCTCACGGATACGGCGATGGCCGCCGCGGCGGTGGCGCCGATGGCGGCGCGCACCCTGGGCAATCCCGTGCGCTGCCTGCTCGAGTGGGCACCCACCCAGTCGCCGCCGGGCTCCACCCGATCGGCGGCGGCGATGGCGCAGGCCTGGCCCGAGCTCACCCAGGCCGCTGCAGCCGCTGGTCAGCCCATGCCCGTGCTGCTGATCGGCAGCGCCCCCACCGCGTTGGAGCAGCTGCTGGATCAGCTGGAGGCCGGGGCGGCGGCGCCTGCTCTGGTGATCGGTATGCCGGTGGGGTTTGTGGGGGTGGCGGAGAGCAAGCGGCGCCTGGCGGCCAGTGGGTTGGCCCAGATCCGCCTGGAAGGAAGCCGCGGTGGTGCCGGCCTGGTGGGCGCGGCGACCAATGCCCTGCTGCGGGCGGCGAGCTCAGAGTTCCCTTAG
- a CDS encoding HlyD family secretion protein: protein MSDHNTNPVGGLIRKAQDQLERRAGSLTHNESVLQQSHIWLRSVTWALVGTTVIGIGWLAIARTEEVVVAQGKLEPVGDVKDLQIPSGGVVKAILVKSGERVKKGQVLIELDQKSSSQELKSLQESQRQKQQQLQQKQQQLALKQQEKQRSAEINREQISSLEARLALEEKILNRLTKLAQEGASSELQYLQQQNKVEELRGNVSKELVEGRRQQSVLNQEVEQINAEIAGLRSDLAQLRSQITEAEVTLGYQSLRAPVDGVVFDLKLTTPGFVAQTGEPALKVVPFNTLEADVEIPSSKIGFVRQGQPAEISIDSFPATDFGVLEGSVSSVGSDALAPDAQKGRDEYRFPATITLDSQQLKLKNGTNLPLQVGMSLTANIKLRSVSYLQLLLNTFRSKTDSLREL, encoded by the coding sequence ATGTCGGACCACAACACCAACCCCGTGGGCGGATTGATCCGCAAAGCGCAGGATCAACTGGAGCGACGGGCCGGCTCGCTCACCCACAACGAGTCGGTGCTGCAGCAGAGCCACATCTGGCTTCGCTCCGTGACCTGGGCGTTGGTAGGCACCACCGTGATCGGCATCGGCTGGTTGGCGATCGCCCGCACCGAAGAGGTGGTGGTGGCCCAGGGCAAGCTGGAGCCCGTCGGCGATGTGAAGGATCTGCAGATCCCCTCCGGTGGCGTGGTGAAGGCGATCCTGGTGAAAAGTGGCGAACGGGTGAAGAAAGGCCAGGTGTTGATCGAACTCGATCAGAAGAGCAGCAGCCAAGAACTGAAGTCGCTCCAGGAATCCCAGCGCCAGAAGCAACAACAACTGCAGCAGAAACAACAGCAGTTGGCCCTGAAACAGCAGGAAAAACAGCGCAGTGCCGAGATCAACCGTGAGCAGATCAGCAGTCTCGAAGCCCGGCTGGCGCTGGAGGAGAAGATCCTCAACCGCCTAACCAAGCTGGCGCAGGAGGGAGCTTCCTCGGAACTGCAGTATCTGCAGCAGCAGAACAAGGTGGAGGAGCTGCGCGGCAACGTGAGCAAGGAGTTGGTGGAGGGGCGCCGCCAGCAGAGCGTGCTGAACCAGGAGGTGGAGCAGATCAATGCCGAAATCGCCGGCCTACGCAGCGACCTCGCCCAGTTGCGCTCTCAGATCACGGAAGCGGAAGTCACCCTTGGCTACCAGTCGTTGCGAGCACCGGTGGATGGTGTCGTCTTCGATCTGAAGCTCACCACGCCCGGCTTCGTGGCCCAGACCGGCGAGCCAGCCCTGAAGGTGGTGCCCTTCAACACCCTCGAGGCGGATGTGGAGATCCCCAGCAGCAAGATCGGCTTCGTGCGCCAAGGGCAACCGGCGGAAATCAGCATCGATTCCTTCCCTGCCACCGATTTCGGTGTGCTCGAAGGCAGTGTGTCGTCGGTGGGTTCCGATGCCCTCGCGCCCGATGCCCAGAAGGGTCGTGATGAGTACCGCTTCCCGGCCACGATCACGCTCGACAGCCAACAACTGAAGCTCAAGAACGGCACCAACCTCCCTTTGCAGGTGGGCATGTCGCTCACCGCCAACATCAAATTACGGAGCGTGAGTTACCTGCAGCTGTTGCTCAACACCTTCCGCAGCAAAACCGATTCCCTAAGGGAACTCTGA
- a CDS encoding peptidase domain-containing ABC transporter: MTQALAGQLIQHDWFGCLSKDAQQQVLQQAQLLSFDLGQQLVDPGVIPGRVLILLNGRARLVGQSQGRLLSLGKFEAGAVLGAASLLNGRGIENLIASDTVTAAAISDELWAELYQQEDSFRRWCQGQLWVSETAALIQDLQSQSVRADATCQELLQETLQSARRVPLDSTAFEEAETAGRQVFLTSAWGGSNPGARITPPALPPESQPFPARLISLPSDLVERILRTPTPNTTAASTPDNAPDNASDGDSPTPAGPTPVSRFSPDGDWLERLRLIRAEGVLQETLACFQMLAQLMKLPFRRDAIEKVLREMTRRGQEPTLRLCGQIAAGLGLHVSGAHVTAAMGTRLQTPTLVPWKGSFALVARSNQSGLTLASPRDGIVELAPDQLEAAFPDGLDVLLLERSNATLNQSFGPSWFWPALRRHRNVLVQVLIASFVVQLFALANPLLIQVIIDKVITQRSLDTLQVLGIALVAVTLLEGVLGSLKTFLFSETTNRIDQRLGAEVIDHLLRLPLGYFDKRPVGELGSRISELEKIRNFLTGQALTTLLDAAFSVIYIVVMLIYSWLLTLIALAVLPIQIALTLIGAPLFRRQYRQAAEANAKTQSHLVEVLTGIQTVKSQNVEMVSRFSWQELYATYINRSFEKTISGTVLNQTSQVLQKLSQLLVLWVGATLVLSGDLTLGQLIAFRIISGYVTQPLLRLSSIWQNIQELKVSFERLADVIDTPQESDSLDKAKVPLPPIEGEVRFDNLSFRFRPDMDPVLKDINLQVKAGTFVGIVGQSGSGKSTLMKLLPRLYSPDQGRILIDGYDIDKVELYSLRRQIGIVPQDPLLFSGSISENIALTQPDAGSDAIVMAAKLADAHDFIMALPSGYSTPVGERGASLSGGQRQRIAIARTLLSNPKLLVLDEATSALDYETERRVCDNLVSALQDCTVFFITHRLATVRRADLIVVMHDGVVAEIGSHDDLIKQRGRYYALYRQQEAG; this comes from the coding sequence ATGACCCAGGCACTCGCCGGTCAGTTGATCCAACACGACTGGTTCGGCTGCCTGAGTAAGGACGCGCAACAGCAGGTGTTGCAACAGGCCCAGCTGCTCTCCTTCGATTTGGGGCAGCAACTGGTGGATCCCGGCGTGATTCCCGGCCGGGTGCTGATCCTGCTCAACGGGCGGGCTCGCCTGGTCGGCCAGAGCCAGGGCCGCCTGCTCTCCCTGGGGAAATTCGAAGCCGGCGCCGTGCTCGGTGCCGCCAGCCTGCTCAATGGGCGCGGCATCGAAAATCTGATCGCCAGCGATACGGTCACCGCTGCAGCGATCAGCGATGAGCTCTGGGCCGAGCTCTACCAACAGGAAGACAGCTTCCGCCGCTGGTGCCAGGGTCAGCTGTGGGTCTCGGAAACCGCCGCCCTGATCCAGGATCTGCAATCGCAGAGCGTCCGCGCCGACGCCACCTGCCAAGAGCTGCTGCAGGAGACGCTCCAAAGCGCTCGCCGCGTCCCCCTGGATTCCACGGCCTTTGAGGAGGCAGAAACGGCCGGGCGCCAGGTGTTTCTGACATCGGCCTGGGGGGGCAGCAACCCGGGCGCACGCATCACCCCCCCAGCCCTGCCCCCCGAGAGCCAGCCCTTCCCAGCGCGCCTGATCAGCCTGCCGAGCGACCTGGTGGAGCGGATCCTCCGCACCCCGACTCCGAACACAACAGCGGCCAGCACCCCAGACAACGCCCCAGACAACGCCAGCGATGGCGACTCCCCAACGCCAGCGGGACCGACGCCGGTGAGCCGCTTCAGCCCGGATGGCGATTGGCTCGAACGGCTGCGCCTGATTCGCGCTGAAGGCGTGCTGCAGGAAACACTTGCCTGTTTCCAGATGCTGGCGCAGCTGATGAAGCTGCCCTTCCGCCGTGATGCGATCGAGAAAGTGCTGCGGGAGATGACCCGACGCGGTCAGGAACCGACCCTCCGTCTCTGCGGTCAGATCGCCGCCGGGCTCGGGCTGCATGTGTCCGGCGCCCATGTGACTGCCGCCATGGGCACCCGCCTGCAGACCCCCACCCTGGTGCCCTGGAAGGGCAGCTTCGCCCTGGTGGCCCGCAGCAACCAGAGCGGTCTCACCCTCGCCTCACCCCGCGACGGCATCGTGGAGCTGGCGCCCGATCAACTCGAAGCCGCCTTCCCAGACGGCCTCGATGTGCTGCTGCTCGAGCGCTCCAACGCCACCCTCAACCAGAGCTTCGGCCCCTCCTGGTTCTGGCCGGCCCTGCGCCGTCACCGCAACGTGCTTGTGCAGGTGCTGATCGCCAGTTTCGTGGTGCAGCTCTTCGCCCTGGCCAACCCCCTGCTGATCCAGGTGATCATCGACAAGGTGATCACCCAGCGCAGCCTCGACACCCTCCAGGTGCTGGGTATTGCCCTGGTGGCCGTGACACTGCTGGAAGGGGTGCTGGGAAGCCTCAAGACCTTCCTCTTCTCTGAAACCACCAACCGCATCGATCAGCGCCTCGGCGCCGAGGTGATTGATCATCTGCTCAGGCTGCCGCTCGGCTATTTCGACAAACGGCCCGTCGGTGAACTGGGCTCTCGGATCAGCGAGCTCGAAAAGATCCGCAATTTCCTCACCGGCCAGGCGCTCACCACCCTGCTCGATGCCGCCTTCTCGGTGATCTACATCGTGGTGATGCTGATCTACAGCTGGCTGCTCACCCTGATCGCTCTGGCGGTGCTGCCGATACAGATCGCCCTCACCCTGATCGGCGCCCCCCTCTTCCGCCGCCAATACCGGCAGGCCGCCGAGGCGAATGCGAAGACCCAGAGCCATCTGGTGGAAGTGCTCACCGGCATCCAGACCGTGAAAAGCCAGAACGTGGAAATGGTGAGTCGCTTCTCCTGGCAGGAGCTTTACGCCACCTACATCAACCGCTCGTTTGAGAAAACGATCAGCGGCACCGTGCTGAACCAGACCTCCCAGGTGCTGCAGAAGCTGTCGCAGCTGCTCGTGCTCTGGGTGGGCGCCACGCTCGTGCTCAGCGGTGACCTCACCCTGGGCCAGTTGATCGCCTTCCGGATCATTTCCGGCTACGTGACCCAGCCGCTGCTGCGCCTCTCCAGCATCTGGCAAAACATCCAGGAGCTCAAGGTGAGCTTCGAGCGGCTGGCCGACGTGATCGACACGCCGCAGGAATCGGATTCGCTCGACAAAGCCAAGGTGCCCCTGCCGCCGATCGAGGGCGAGGTGCGCTTCGACAACCTCAGCTTCCGCTTCCGGCCCGACATGGACCCGGTGCTCAAAGACATCAATCTGCAAGTGAAGGCCGGCACCTTCGTGGGGATCGTGGGCCAGAGCGGCAGCGGTAAAAGCACCCTGATGAAATTGCTGCCGCGGCTCTACAGCCCCGATCAGGGCCGGATCCTGATCGACGGCTACGACATCGACAAGGTGGAGCTGTATTCCCTGCGCCGCCAGATCGGCATCGTGCCTCAGGACCCGTTGCTGTTCTCCGGTTCGATCAGCGAGAACATCGCGCTCACCCAACCCGATGCTGGCAGCGATGCGATCGTGATGGCGGCGAAGCTCGCCGATGCCCACGACTTCATCATGGCCCTGCCCAGTGGCTACAGCACCCCGGTGGGCGAGCGGGGCGCCTCGCTCAGCGGCGGCCAACGCCAACGCATCGCCATCGCCCGCACCCTGCTGAGCAACCCGAAGCTGCTGGTGCTCGATGAGGCCACCAGCGCCCTTGATTACGAAACAGAGCGACGGGTCTGCGACAACCTGGTGAGCGCCCTGCAGGACTGCACGGTGTTTTTCATCACGCACCGCCTTGCCACCGTGCGGCGCGCTGATCTGATCGTGGTGATGCATGACGGCGTCGTGGCCGAGATCGGCAGCCATGACGATCTGATCAAGCAACGCGGTCGGTACTACGCCCTTTATCGCCAGCAGGAGGCCGGTTGA